Within the Thermodesulfobacteriota bacterium genome, the region TATCCTCTCCTGGATACGGTGTCTCTTAAAGAATCTCCTTATAAGCCCCGTGCCCCCGAACCGGGTGAGGTTACTCCCGGTGAACTGCTCATAGACTTCCTTTATTTTTTGATTGCCTGTCCCTCTTTTTTGAGATATATTTCTTTTTCACTTGTTCAGTGCCTCCTCTATAGCTCTTAAGGTTTGTGAAACACCCTTATTTTACTATAGTTGGAGGCACTTTTGTCTAGAAAATATCCCTTTCATGCATAATTTGGGATAAACTCCGTTGAACCATGGGTCTTTTAATCACCCTTCGTCTCCGCTCTGGGGTGAAGTAGTATTAGAATGAGTTCCCCTCCTTCATGATGGGCCTTTCGGCGTAGTTTATGCTGAGGAATCGAAGCACTCAACATACATTCCGTCGAACCATGAGTGCTTCGACAAGCTGGATGAGCAGATTAACATCCGCTGGGAAGGGAGTGTAAAAACCCGTTCGTTCTCAGCGCGGTCGAGGAATGAACACGTCGAGAAACCATATCCTTTGATTAAACTCAGAACAGGTTCATAGGTGTAGAAACTTCCTTCTGAATGGGACAAGAAGGATTCGGAGATAGCCATGCGCAGAGTAGTAGTCATCTTGAATAAAAATTTAATACGACAACGTCTGTTACTAAATCTAGAGTAGTAAAGATAAAAGCATACTTGTGGGAATTCCCACTGTGTTTTCCGTGCATTATCTCACAGTTAAACGTGTGCTATCTTCCTTGAATCCAAAGACTCATTCCTTAACTCTCTGTAATCACTAGATACTAAACAAACGAACATACTTGGCACGGAGGTTGCAAACTACTAATTCTAAAAAATCCTACACAAGGAGGTAAGATACAATGAAAAAATTGCTTGTATCTGTATTAGTGGCATCGGGGCTTACCCTTACCGGAGTGAGTTCCTTTGCCTTGGAAGACCAGCCTCAGGGCGCCGAGACTGAACAACAACAGATGGAGCAGCCCACTACTAACCAGGAGGCTACTAAGCCCACCGAGATCAAGGGCGAAGTGACGAATGTCAAAGAAGATACTGTAGAGGTCAAAGACGAATCAGGCATGACCCATTCGTTCAACACCACTGCATTGGAAAACGCGGACGAACTCAAGGCCAGCCCACTTGAGCCCGGCGACATGGTCAAAGTGGAAATAGAGAACGGAGTGGCCACCTCCATCGAGAGGATCGAGGGAGACGACCAAGCCTCTTCCGAAAGTCTTTTCAAAGATGAAGGCGACATTTCTGCAGAGGGCGCGGCAACGGAAGAGGAGCCCATTGGTGCCGATAGCGCAGAGCCGGGCATGAAAGAAGATGCCGGTTCAGCCGAGGTTACTTCCGAGACTGAAAGCCAGAAACCATTGGCTGAAGCCGAACAGGGGGCTCAGGTAGCAGGAGAAGGGGAATATGTAGTGAAAGAGGGTGATACCCTGGCAGAGATTGCCGAGGAGCATCTTGGCTCTCAGGATAAATGGATTATCATAGCCAGGGCCAATGACCTTGAGAATCCCGATTCAATCCACGTTGGACAGCGTTTGACCATCCCATCGGAGTCGGAAATCCGGTCCGAGGAATTTGATCAAGAACAAGGTCTGGAGCAAGCACCGGAAGAAATGCGAAAGGACGAGCCGACAAAGGATGATTCCGGAAGCCCACTCGGAGACTACTAAGGTTATAAGAAAGGGTTATCGAGCCTAAAACCAAGAAGGAGGAAAAGCGAACTTAACATATAGGTCATCACACCACCATCCTTCCTCAGCAACCGTTGCGGCTTGGGCATGGTACCTAAGTCGCAACGGTCTAATAAAACCGGCCAAGATACTTCGAAGTGAGGTGAAAAAAAGATGAAACGGCTTCTTCTATCGTTGTTTATGACTGCGGTTATTACCACCTTTGTTGGAATAAGTTCTTATGCCGAGACAGAGCCAGTAATAAACGGATTCTCTTCTGAAGTTTATACCAAAGATGAGGCTAAGTTTCTTACAGTTAAGGATGAAAAAGGTGACCAGCATCTCTTCAAAACGATTGCGCTTCTTAGATTCGATAAAAACGGGGTAAAATTTGAAGTGGGGGAGGGGATCTCGAGAGAAAAGACGGAAACTATGATTGATTCCCCGGCATCAAATTCCACCCGAACATTAAATTAGCTTAGCAGTTCAGGACTCCACACAATATGCCCCCCGGTTAAGCCGATGGGATCGTGACGGTATTACTGCAAGACCATATCCTACACTGCTTCGGTGTAGTTGATTGAAAGAGAATTTGAATCGATAAAAATTTTGAACTGCCAGTTTAGGGGTGATATATTAAATTTCCAAACCGAACGCAATGGTTATGTTTGGGTCTAAGTTTGGCTAGACCCGGAGGATGGGAGCAATAGTATGCATAACCATTTTAACATCTTAGACCATCCTATTATCTTTACGTTTCCTAGACGATTAACTCCGTTTTCATCTTGGCATGAGCACATCCCTTTTGCAATGCTCTTGGTT harbors:
- a CDS encoding LysM peptidoglycan-binding domain-containing protein; this translates as MKKLLVSVLVASGLTLTGVSSFALEDQPQGAETEQQQMEQPTTNQEATKPTEIKGEVTNVKEDTVEVKDESGMTHSFNTTALENADELKASPLEPGDMVKVEIENGVATSIERIEGDDQASSESLFKDEGDISAEGAATEEEPIGADSAEPGMKEDAGSAEVTSETESQKPLAEAEQGAQVAGEGEYVVKEGDTLAEIAEEHLGSQDKWIIIARANDLENPDSIHVGQRLTIPSESEIRSEEFDQEQGLEQAPEEMRKDEPTKDDSGSPLGDY